In Candidatus Nitrosotenuis uzonensis, the sequence GCAGTTTTTCCTGATACAAAGTTAGTCTGTTGCTTTCTATGCGCGTGACATCAAGTACATCGTTTGCCAAATCCTGGAGCTTTTTGGCAAGTGTGGTTACGCCATCCCATGCCTCCTTCTGGTCTATATCTCCTGACTGTGCTAGCTCTGCAAATCCGAATATGGGCTGTATTGGGCTTTTTAGTTCGTGCGAGGCTATGCTGATGAATTCGTTTTTCATCCTGTCCATTTCCTGCAGCTTTTTGTTGGCCTCTCTTAGCTCTTCTGTCTTGCTATCGATCTCTTTTTTCAGCTCTCCATTTATCTGGCCTATGAACTGCCTCATAAACAGTGCAATTATGCCTACTGCGATTATTATTCCGATTTGAACATAAAGCCAACCGCGCTCGTACTCTTCTATGGCGCTAATTGACTGATCATTGAACGTTGCAATCTGATCTGCTATACCGTCAATCTTACTTTGTAGATGCGATTTTTTTGCAGCAACCTGCCCCAAGACAAACTGGTCGTATTTGTCTGAACTGATAGCATCCTTTGTAATCTGCTCAAGCTCAAGGTGCGCCTTCTCCAGCTCGACAAAATTACTGTGTATTGTCCTAAAACTACTGATGGCCTCCTCCGTGGCTGCCACCGTATATCCTGTCTCTGCAAGATTCTTGCCCTGCTGGATGTTTGATTTGACCAGCACGTTGCTTGACCAGAATTCTTCTTTGGCTCTGTCAAGATCTGCTCTGCTTTGACTAATCATTGCCTTCTCAAAACTGTCCACCTGTGCAGCCTGATGGTACCTGATTTCACCTAGTATGTTTTGTAGCGGCTCGTATGCTTCAGATATGTTAACTATCTCACTACTCACCTTGGACATCTGGTACATTCCAAACAGTACTGTGATTCCAAGAAGTAAGATGATGATCCCGACAGTGCCACTTATCTTAAAACTAGTCCTACCAAACAACACGTCTGTCACCTTGCGGCATGCATTCCAATCAATATCGTATTCTTTCTGTGAATGTTTGTCTGAATCGAACAGACAGATTATTTGTTCTCTGTAAGGTATCTGTCAACGTCTATTGCTGCCATGCAGCCAAAGCCGGCAGCGGTGATTGCCTGTCTGTATCTGTGATCGTGAACATCACCTGCAGCAAATACTCCCTCGACGCTGGTTCTGGTGTGATTTTTTAGAACCACATATCCTTGCGAATCAAGCTCTACTTGCTTTTCAAATATTTTGGTGTTGGGGGTGTGTCCAATTGCAACGAATATGCCGCCTACTGGAAGTGATGTTTTCTGTTCATTTTTCAAATTCTTGATTGTTACGCCGTTGACTTTTTGCTCTCCTATTATCTCAACTACTTCGCTGTCCCAATGGAATTGTATTTTGGAGTTTGCAAAGGCCCTCTCTTGCATTATCTTGCTTGCCTTAAGAGTATCGCGTCTATGCACTAGGTGTACCTTGCTTGCAAATTTTGTCAGAAAAGTGGCTTCTTCTATTGCAGAGTCGCCGCCGCCAACTACGGCAAGCTCTTGATTTCTGAAGAATGGTCCGTCACAAGTTGCACAATACGAGACGCCTCTTCCGCCGAAAGTCATCTCTCCTTCAAGTCCAAGCTTCCTTGGTGATGCCCCTGTTGCAATGATGACTGCTCTGCAATCGTATTCTTCTGATGCTGTAAGTATCTTAAACGGCTTGTGTCTAAAGTCCACATTAACCACTTCATCATCTATGATGGTAGTGCCCATCCGTTCTGTCTGCTTTCTTATAGTCATCATAAGATCCGGCCCCATTATGCCGTTCTCAAATCCCGGATAGTTTTCAACCTCAGTGGTGTTGACAAGCTGGCCTCCCGGCAGGATACCTGAGAGTATCAGGGTATCGTATTTTGCCCTTGAGCAGTAAATGCCCGCTGTGTAGCCTGCAGGCCCTGCTCCGATTATTATCACATCATAACTTGTCTTTTTTCTCTCTGACTTTGGAAACTCTTTTTCTACGAGCACAGAGCTTCCGGCATCTGCCATCATGAATCAGGCTAGACTGCTCAACAATTTAAGTCATTCAAGGCAGTCCATCTCCTAAGAATGTCCTCGTGTTTACTGCAAATCTTGCCAAACTCTATCTGCGAGTACAGCAGATCTCTTTGCCAGTGCGCGTTATGCAGTCTACAATTAAGAAGATCACAGAATGGCTCGCCTGTAATGTGGTAGAATATGGCCTGCATGCAGTAACCTTCTACTATGGTTTCAAGGCGTTCATCAGCATAATCTAGATACTGTCCATGGTACTTTTCCTTTACCGAGTCTACGTTGAGGCCCTGCGTGTAGTTTTTCATCATATCGATATAGTAATCTTTTGGCTTTGCAGGGGCCTCTACTATCCCAGTAGTTGATATGATAGACGGATTTGCACATATCAGTGCTCTACCGTGGTATCTGTAGTCATTGTAATCAAAAGTGCAAGTAAGCTTGTTTGTAAATACGACATGCAAGTTATCTATGGTGGACTCTTTCTCAGGAACAAGTCCTGCAATTATTTTTTGAAATTCAAATCCATCGTACAAGACTATTCCATCATTGCTGGCAGAATTTGAGAAGCTCTGCATCTCAATTTTAATTTCCTCGTCCGTAGGGGTATGCATCTCAAAAGGCGTTCTATAGTTGAATACTCGTGCAGCTGCAAGCTGTCGTGCGGTTTCTCTGTCCGCATGTGCAAAAATACTCTCTTTTCTGATGACGCTTACGCGGAATGTTCTTTTAAGAAATGTAACAAGATTTTCTAGGTTTATCTGGGGTACTGCAGGCTCGTCGTAAAGAAATATCCTGGAAATTCTCACAAGTCTTAGCTTCTGTTAAGCTCTTTTAGCTTTGCAGCAGTAATTTCGGCAGCCCTCTTTCCTGAGAACAGCATGGAGCCAAATGTAGGACCCATTCTTGGCAATCCGTGGGTTTCAGTAACTGACATTCCTGCTATGACCAGACCTGGATAGACTTCTCCTGTGTGAGTTACAACTTTGTCCTCGCCGTCTTCTACCCACATCGGATTCATTCCTTTCCATTCTACCAGCTTTCTGTCAACTAGTCTTTTTACTGCTACAGAGTCGTGCCCTGATGCGTCAATTACCATCTTGGATTCCAGTGCTACTGGGTCCACACAAGTGATGTTTCTTGGAAGCGCAGAAACTGGCATCCAGTTGACCACAAGACCTGAAACTCTGCCATACTTTAGTATGAGATCATCAAACTTGGTGAGATTGAGAAACTTTACTCCTGCATCACAGGTTGCGGCAATAAGTTTGGATACTGCATGAGGGCCAGCAGTAATGTAGAGTCCGTCTGATACTTTTTTGTATGGCACTCCAAGCTCGTCCCAAATCTTCTGGGCTGGTGCTCTGACAGTCACTGGATTCATCATGTATCCTCCAAGCCAGTACCCTCCTCCGAGATAGTTGTTTTGTTCTATGATGAGCACCTTGTATCCCATTAGGGAAAGCTCCCTTCCTGCAGTAAGGCCAGCTGGCCCTGCGCCAATTATTATCACATCTGATGTTATTCTCTCATTGAATACTGAGAAAAACTCGTCTGCAATAGCGCGAGTTATCTCCGCCTCACTTACATCTGCAAAAATTTTCGTTTGCTCTTTAATTGAGGCGCTTTGCATATTGATAAACCTGATAAAAGACATTAATAGTTTATCGTCGGCTTCAACCCTTACTGGAGCTCAAACGCGGTAATTCCATTCCATGCTTTGCCTCTCATTAGGTGACACTAATTTTACATCTGGTATATGGAAAATTACGACAGTTATTTTGCTTAACTAGGCGAAAATACCGTTTCTCAAAAATTTATATCCAAATTTGAGAGAAGCTACTTGAAATTGAGTAGTACTGTGGTGAAAAAACAAAGGGATTCTAGGACGCCTAAAATCAACTGGGCAAGAGCTGAGGAAGCAGAGCATTTTGCAAAAACTGTCAAACTGTACCGACAGGGAAAAATTGACTCTGACTCGTTCAGGAGATTCAGGCTACAGCACGGTGCGTATGGCACCAGGATGACTGATGATTATGCGATGGTCAGAATAAAGATTCCAGCAGGCGAGATATATCCTAGACAGCTAGAGAAAATTGCAAGTCTTAGCGAAGCTTTCTCAATTGGAAGCGCACATGTCTCTACGAGGCAAAACTTTCAGCTACACTGGGTCGTACTTGAGGACGTATCGGAAATCATGGCAGGGCTTGCCGAGGTGGGCCTGACATCAAGGGAGGCATGTGGAAACACAGTACGCAATGTCATGTGTAGTCCGCTTGCCGGAACTTGCAACGAAGAGCAGTTTGACGCAACTCCATATGCTATGGCTACAGCAAAATTCCTCCTTAGGAATCCGCTAAACCAAGCACTGCCAAGAAAATTCAAGTTTAACTTTACGTGTTGTGAGAATCACGGAATGGTCAGGATGACCGACGTAGGCCTGATTCCACAAATAAGAATCATTGATGGCAAGGAGCAACGCGGATTCAAGGTATTTCTTGGCGGCGGCCTTGGAAACAAATCGTTTGTAGGTCACCAGCTCGAAGACTTTACACCGGAAGAAGATCTACTGTACACATCGATTGCCACACTCAGAATATTTGACAGATTGGGCGACAGGAAAAACACAGCGCGCAATAGAATGAGATATCTTGTAGATCAAATAGGTTGGGAACAATTCAAAAATCTGGTGTTAAAGGAAAGGGCCATAGTGCGTGCCACACAGTCAGTTATAGTACGACTCAATGTTGACACTACACCGCAAAAGCTACTATCGCCAGTTAGGATCAGCGGCTCTGATGGCAAATCAGTCCCAGACGGATTTTCAAGATGGAAAAAGAGTAACACGTACAAGCAAAAACAGGACGGTTACTATTGTGTCGCAGTAACACTTGAAGCAGGCGATATCACTGCAAGCCAGTTAAGGGCGTTAGCCGATATTTCGCGAGAGTTCTCAGCTGAAGGATGCGCAAGGACTGGATTCGTTCAAGATGTGATAATAAGATGGGTACAGGAATCAGATTTGCGGCTACTTTACTCCAGACTGCTGGAAGTAGGCCTTGCAAATCCCGGAGCGCTTACAATGGTTCATCCAATAGGGTGCTCTGGCACAACATCGTGCAATCTTGCACTCACGAACTCGCACCGCTTAGCCAAGGAAATACAAAGAAAGTTCATCGAGATGCGACTTGACGAGGACGACGATCTACGTGACTCTACAATCAAAATAAGCGGATGCCCAAACTCATGCGGACAGCACGAGATTGCCACAATAGGGTTCTTTGGTGGAGGCGGCAGAAACGGCAAGGACATGTATCCTGTATACCAGCTGTCGTTGGGAGGCAGGTCTGATGAATACACGATGCTTGGAACAAACGTACTGCGGATTCCTGCCAAAAGGGTGATTCCGGCAATTCTGAAAATAATAGAGACTTTCAAGACCGACAAGAGAGAAGGCGAGACACTAAAGTCTTGGGTTCACAAGATAGTGACAGGACAAAGTGACTCGAAGCTAAAGTCAGTAGATGATATTAAAAAAAT encodes:
- a CDS encoding sensor histidine kinase, whose product is MLFGRTSFKISGTVGIIILLLGITVLFGMYQMSKVSSEIVNISEAYEPLQNILGEIRYHQAAQVDSFEKAMISQSRADLDRAKEEFWSSNVLVKSNIQQGKNLAETGYTVAATEEAISSFRTIHSNFVELEKAHLELEQITKDAISSDKYDQFVLGQVAAKKSHLQSKIDGIADQIATFNDQSISAIEEYERGWLYVQIGIIIAVGIIALFMRQFIGQINGELKKEIDSKTEELREANKKLQEMDRMKNEFISIASHELKSPIQPIFGFAELAQSGDIDQKEAWDGVTTLAKKLQDLANDVLDVTRIESNRLTLYQEKLPINEIIKDTINMMRKSLSKDLSIVEELADDAEVEVDRVRIEQVLRNLIGNAIKFTEKGTIRVKTHIDARTASLLVTISDTGLGIPKEILPNIFGKFVTKGHERENQSGNGLGLFLCKGIVEAHGGRISARNNADRGASFEFSLPLAEKTVETMAN
- the trxB gene encoding thioredoxin-disulfide reductase, producing MMADAGSSVLVEKEFPKSERKKTSYDVIIIGAGPAGYTAGIYCSRAKYDTLILSGILPGGQLVNTTEVENYPGFENGIMGPDLMMTIRKQTERMGTTIIDDEVVNVDFRHKPFKILTASEEYDCRAVIIATGASPRKLGLEGEMTFGGRGVSYCATCDGPFFRNQELAVVGGGDSAIEEATFLTKFASKVHLVHRRDTLKASKIMQERAFANSKIQFHWDSEVVEIIGEQKVNGVTIKNLKNEQKTSLPVGGIFVAIGHTPNTKIFEKQVELDSQGYVVLKNHTRTSVEGVFAAGDVHDHRYRQAITAAGFGCMAAIDVDRYLTENK
- a CDS encoding DUF6775 family putative metallopeptidase yields the protein MRISRIFLYDEPAVPQINLENLVTFLKRTFRVSVIRKESIFAHADRETARQLAAARVFNYRTPFEMHTPTDEEIKIEMQSFSNSASNDGIVLYDGFEFQKIIAGLVPEKESTIDNLHVVFTNKLTCTFDYNDYRYHGRALICANPSIISTTGIVEAPAKPKDYYIDMMKNYTQGLNVDSVKEKYHGQYLDYADERLETIVEGYCMQAIFYHITGEPFCDLLNCRLHNAHWQRDLLYSQIEFGKICSKHEDILRRWTALNDLNC
- a CDS encoding sulfide-dependent adenosine diphosphate thiazole synthase — encoded protein: MQSASIKEQTKIFADVSEAEITRAIADEFFSVFNERITSDVIIIGAGPAGLTAGRELSLMGYKVLIIEQNNYLGGGYWLGGYMMNPVTVRAPAQKIWDELGVPYKKVSDGLYITAGPHAVSKLIAATCDAGVKFLNLTKFDDLILKYGRVSGLVVNWMPVSALPRNITCVDPVALESKMVIDASGHDSVAVKRLVDRKLVEWKGMNPMWVEDGEDKVVTHTGEVYPGLVIAGMSVTETHGLPRMGPTFGSMLFSGKRAAEITAAKLKELNRS
- a CDS encoding nitrite/sulfite reductase encodes the protein MTDDYAMVRIKIPAGEIYPRQLEKIASLSEAFSIGSAHVSTRQNFQLHWVVLEDVSEIMAGLAEVGLTSREACGNTVRNVMCSPLAGTCNEEQFDATPYAMATAKFLLRNPLNQALPRKFKFNFTCCENHGMVRMTDVGLIPQIRIIDGKEQRGFKVFLGGGLGNKSFVGHQLEDFTPEEDLLYTSIATLRIFDRLGDRKNTARNRMRYLVDQIGWEQFKNLVLKERAIVRATQSVIVRLNVDTTPQKLLSPVRISGSDGKSVPDGFSRWKKSNTYKQKQDGYYCVAVTLEAGDITASQLRALADISREFSAEGCARTGFVQDVIIRWVQESDLRLLYSRLLEVGLANPGALTMVHPIGCSGTTSCNLALTNSHRLAKEIQRKFIEMRLDEDDDLRDSTIKISGCPNSCGQHEIATIGFFGGGGRNGKDMYPVYQLSLGGRSDEYTMLGTNVLRIPAKRVIPAILKIIETFKTDKREGETLKSWVHKIVTGQSDSKLKSVDDIKKILLPFTAAPPIESDKDFYADYGSDSSYHTRTGKGECAA